The Rhodococcus triatomae genome includes a window with the following:
- a CDS encoding DUF1416 domain-containing protein has translation MCGAPVQTQTLPAGVDVEKETVITGRVLDTDGQPIGGAFVRLLDGTGEFTAEVVASGTGDFRFFAAPGEWTIRALSSSGNGTAQVSPTGAGVHNVDVTADEKK, from the coding sequence CCCTGCCCGCGGGCGTGGACGTCGAGAAGGAGACGGTCATCACCGGCCGTGTCCTCGACACCGACGGCCAGCCCATCGGCGGCGCCTTCGTGCGCCTGCTCGACGGCACCGGTGAGTTCACCGCCGAGGTCGTCGCCTCGGGCACCGGCGATTTCCGTTTCTTCGCCGCACCGGGCGAGTGGACCATCCGCGCCCTGTCCTCCTCGGGCAACGGCACCGCGCAGGTCTCCCCGACCGGCGCCGGAGTCCACAACGTCGACGTGACCGCCGACGAGAAGAAGTAG